From the Yoonia rosea genome, the window CGTTGCGGCAGCCCAAAGTGCTTATGCGTCGTGGCGGAATGTCATGCTGACCACATCAGCACGTGTCAGGCCTTTGGCGCGAAGCTCTTCTTCTGGAATGTCCGAGATTGCCTGCAGCGCCAGCGTCCGTGAATT encodes:
- a CDS encoding DUF1127 domain-containing protein produces the protein MALQPDNTLISNREILIELVMKPLRAIGSMLEHMAVSNSRTLALQAISDIPEEELRAKGLTRADVVSMTFRHDA